A window of Deinococcus radiotolerans contains these coding sequences:
- a CDS encoding DinB family protein yields the protein MNRSAVLARTFQAHRSALLDLLEQLPEEQGTFAAWDGGMSFIGLSDHLSASADRFLNMLQGQAPGAAPAPSATLTEARGRLWDSQERALASISALSDEDLSRRVPAFGGREMPVAALIDTIITHEAHHKGQVWLMARMIGVKPPMFIKMG from the coding sequence ATGAACCGCAGCGCCGTCCTTGCCCGCACCTTCCAGGCCCACCGCTCCGCCCTGCTTGACCTGCTCGAGCAGCTGCCCGAGGAGCAGGGCACGTTCGCCGCGTGGGACGGCGGCATGAGCTTCATCGGACTGTCCGACCACCTGTCAGCCAGCGCGGACCGCTTCCTGAACATGCTGCAGGGCCAGGCGCCCGGGGCAGCGCCCGCACCCAGCGCCACGCTGACCGAGGCGCGCGGCCGCCTGTGGGACTCGCAGGAGCGGGCCCTGGCATCCATCAGCGCCCTGTCGGATGAGGACCTGTCGCGCCGCGTTCCGGCCTTCGGGGGCCGCGAGATGCCGGTCGCGGCGCTGATCGACACGATCATCACGCACGAGGCGCACCACAAGGGGCAGGTGTGGCTGATGGCCCGCATGATCGGCGTGAAGCCCCCCATGTTCATCAAGATGGGCTGA
- the rpmI gene encoding 50S ribosomal protein L35, which translates to MPKMKTLKAASRRVKITGTGKVMAFKSGKRHQNTGKSGNEIRGKGKGFVLAKSEWARMKLMLPKGK; encoded by the coding sequence ATGCCCAAGATGAAGACACTGAAAGCGGCCAGCCGCCGGGTGAAGATCACCGGGACCGGCAAGGTCATGGCGTTCAAGAGTGGCAAGCGTCACCAGAACACCGGCAAGAGCGGCAACGAGATCCGCGGTAAAGGCAAGGGCTTCGTCCTCGCCAAGAGTGAATGGGCCCGCATGAAACTCATGCTGCCGAAGGGGAAGTGA
- a CDS encoding DUF485 domain-containing protein: protein MTVSSAPPAPRNAAYQQLVAQRNAFTLTMTLTFLVLYFLLPVLAGYNKPLMAQKVFGNVTFGYVLAFAEFVMGWVMAYIYVVKARTFDRLAQEARA, encoded by the coding sequence ATGACGGTATCCAGCGCTCCACCCGCCCCGCGCAACGCCGCGTACCAGCAACTGGTCGCGCAGCGCAACGCCTTTACCCTCACCATGACGCTGACGTTCCTGGTGCTGTACTTCCTGCTGCCCGTCCTGGCCGGGTACAACAAGCCCCTGATGGCGCAGAAGGTCTTCGGGAACGTCACCTTCGGGTACGTCCTGGCCTTCGCGGAATTCGTGATGGGCTGGGTCATGGCGTACATCTACGTGGTCAAGGCCCGCACCTTCGACCGGCTGGCGCAGGAGGCCCGCGCGTGA
- the moaA gene encoding GTP 3',8-cyclase MoaA, which translates to MLDLLGRPLRDLRISVTDRCNLRCTYCMPADVFGPDYAFLPRAELLSFEEIERLARAFVTLGVRKLRVTGGEPTLRRDLPTLIAALAAIPDVEDLAMTTNGLLLPRVAADLKAAGLRRVTVSIDSLDPEVFGRMNGLGTHPQKVMDGIEAALTAGLGVKVNTVVQRGVNDAGLRELWLALRDLAPVRFIEFMDVGNHNGWNLDSVVPSREVLARLGGEAGAGHFQPVRAECRGEVASRYADPEGREVGLISSVTAPFCGDCSRARISAVGVLYTCLFASGGTDLRAALRGGASDAALRELIAGVWGGRQDRYSEERGEATAALRPKVEMSHIGG; encoded by the coding sequence ATGCTCGACCTGCTGGGAAGGCCCCTGCGCGACCTGCGCATCAGCGTCACGGACCGCTGCAACCTACGCTGCACGTACTGCATGCCGGCGGACGTGTTCGGGCCGGATTACGCCTTCCTACCGCGCGCTGAGCTGCTGAGTTTCGAGGAGATCGAGCGGCTGGCCCGCGCGTTCGTGACGCTGGGCGTGCGCAAGCTGCGGGTCACAGGCGGCGAGCCGACCCTGCGGCGTGACCTGCCGACCCTGATTGCGGCGCTGGCGGCCATTCCGGACGTGGAGGACTTGGCGATGACCACGAACGGCCTGCTGCTGCCGCGGGTGGCGGCAGACCTGAAGGCGGCGGGCCTGCGGCGCGTGACGGTCAGCATCGACAGCCTCGACCCGGAGGTGTTCGGGCGCATGAACGGCCTGGGCACGCACCCGCAGAAGGTCATGGACGGAATCGAGGCGGCCCTGACGGCGGGGCTGGGCGTGAAGGTGAACACGGTGGTGCAGCGCGGCGTGAACGACGCGGGGCTGCGTGAGCTGTGGCTGGCGCTGCGCGACCTGGCCCCGGTGCGCTTCATCGAGTTCATGGATGTCGGGAACCACAACGGCTGGAATCTGGACAGCGTGGTGCCCAGCCGGGAGGTCCTGGCGCGGTTGGGCGGCGAGGCGGGGGCCGGTCACTTCCAGCCGGTGCGCGCGGAGTGCCGGGGCGAGGTGGCGTCCCGCTACGCCGATCCCGAGGGCCGCGAGGTGGGATTGATCAGTTCGGTCACAGCCCCCTTCTGCGGGGACTGTTCGCGGGCGCGGATCTCGGCGGTGGGGGTGCTGTACACCTGTCTGTTCGCGTCGGGCGGGACGGACCTGCGCGCGGCGCTGCGGGGCGGCGCCTCGGACGCGGCGCTGCGGGAGCTGATTGCGGGCGTGTGGGGCGGCCGCCAGGACCGCTACAGTGAGGAGCGTGGGGAGGCCACGGCGGCCCTGCGGCCGAAGGTCGAAATGTCGCATATTGGGGGCTGA
- a CDS encoding GntR family transcriptional regulator, which translates to MAKYPLIKTTLKDRLLGGHYAEGLPLPSEPQLAREFEVSRMTARRAIDELEREGYVYRVQGAGTFPTGKRFRQGMFRVRPFKEWARHPDHRTTVLRAMQIEATPEIAIVLQIQPGDPVIFVHRLRTAGDEALVIEKRYINGNLVPNLLDHNLGAESIHEIMISLGVPLQRVEQNLEAVNLRQEEADLLRVPLGTAAFLLRRTTYSGQKRASYVNYWVRGDRYAFQDTFEP; encoded by the coding sequence ATGGCGAAGTACCCGCTCATCAAGACGACCCTGAAAGACCGCCTGCTCGGCGGCCATTACGCCGAGGGGCTCCCCCTCCCCAGCGAACCGCAACTCGCCCGGGAATTTGAAGTCTCGCGCATGACCGCCCGCCGCGCCATTGACGAACTTGAACGCGAAGGCTACGTGTACCGCGTGCAGGGCGCCGGCACCTTCCCCACCGGCAAACGCTTCCGCCAGGGCATGTTCCGCGTGCGCCCCTTCAAGGAATGGGCCCGCCACCCCGACCACCGCACCACCGTGCTGCGCGCCATGCAGATCGAGGCCACCCCGGAGATCGCCATCGTCCTCCAGATCCAGCCCGGTGACCCCGTCATCTTCGTGCATCGCCTGCGCACCGCCGGGGATGAAGCGCTCGTCATCGAGAAACGCTACATCAACGGCAACCTCGTGCCGAACCTGCTCGATCACAACCTCGGTGCCGAGAGCATCCACGAGATCATGATCAGCCTGGGCGTGCCGCTGCAACGCGTCGAGCAGAACCTTGAGGCCGTCAATCTCCGCCAGGAGGAAGCGGACCTGCTGCGCGTGCCGCTGGGCACCGCCGCGTTCCTGCTGCGCCGCACCACCTACAGCGGCCAGAAACGCGCCAGCTACGTGAACTACTGGGTGCGCGGCGACCGCTACGCCTTCCAGGACACCTTCGAACCCTGA
- the rplT gene encoding 50S ribosomal protein L20 → MPRAKTGIIRRRRHKKVLKRAKGFWGSRSKQYRNAFQTLLNAATYEYRDRRNKKRDFRRLWIQRINAGARLHGMNYSTFIGGLKKANIDLNRKVLADIAAREPEAFKALVDAAKNGK, encoded by the coding sequence ATGCCTCGCGCCAAAACCGGTATCATCCGTCGCCGCCGTCACAAGAAGGTCCTGAAGCGCGCCAAGGGCTTCTGGGGCTCCCGCAGCAAGCAGTACCGTAACGCGTTCCAGACCCTGCTGAACGCCGCGACCTACGAGTACCGCGACCGCCGCAACAAGAAGCGTGACTTCCGCCGCCTGTGGATCCAGCGTATCAACGCCGGCGCCCGCCTGCACGGCATGAACTACAGCACCTTCATCGGTGGCCTGAAAAAGGCGAACATCGACCTGAACCGTAAGGTGCTGGCCGACATCGCCGCGCGCGAACCCGAGGCCTTCAAGGCCCTCGTGGACGCCGCCAAGAACGGCAAGTAA